A window of the Streptomyces formicae genome harbors these coding sequences:
- a CDS encoding response regulator transcription factor produces the protein MSDPSPCGPSPSSPGPGDVTVLVVDDEPNIRDLLSQTLRLVGFRVTTAATGFGALTAAESGRPDIVVLDVMLPDVDGFEVAGRLRAAGMDAPVLFLTARDSVDDRIRGLTAGGDDYVTKPFSLEEVVLRIRAILRRTRGHAAAGACAADDAVLRYADLELDEDGHEVRRGGRIVELSPTEFNLLLFLMENAGRVISKAQILDRVWSYDFGGDSRIVESYVYYLRKKIDAAGPRLIHTVRGVGYTLRLPREEGR, from the coding sequence ATGAGCGACCCTTCCCCCTGTGGCCCCTCCCCCAGCAGCCCCGGCCCCGGCGATGTCACCGTGCTCGTCGTCGACGACGAGCCGAACATCCGTGACCTGCTGTCCCAGACCCTGCGTCTCGTCGGCTTCCGCGTCACGACGGCTGCCACCGGCTTCGGGGCGCTCACGGCCGCCGAGTCCGGGCGGCCGGACATCGTCGTGCTCGACGTGATGCTGCCCGATGTCGACGGGTTCGAGGTGGCCGGGCGGCTGCGGGCGGCCGGCATGGACGCGCCGGTGCTCTTCCTGACCGCACGCGACTCGGTGGACGACCGGATCAGGGGCCTGACGGCGGGCGGCGACGACTACGTCACCAAGCCGTTCAGCCTGGAGGAGGTGGTCCTGCGGATCCGGGCCATCCTGCGCCGCACCCGGGGGCACGCGGCCGCCGGCGCCTGCGCCGCCGACGACGCCGTACTGCGCTACGCCGACCTCGAGCTCGACGAGGACGGGCACGAGGTGCGCAGGGGCGGACGGATCGTCGAGCTGTCACCGACCGAGTTCAATCTGCTGCTGTTCCTCATGGAGAACGCGGGACGCGTGATCAGCAAGGCACAGATCCTGGACCGGGTCTGGTCGTACGACTTCGGCGGCGACAGCCGGATCGTCGAGTCGTACGTCTACTACCTGCGCAAGAAGATCGACGCCGCCGGTCCCCGGCTCATCCACACGGTGCGCGGGGTGGGCTACACGCTGCGGCTGCCACGCGAGGAGGGCCGGTGA
- a CDS encoding sensor histidine kinase: protein MTRRRPRRWRHWTLRSRLAVVTAALTALALLGANAAGVILLRSYLVDRVDQQLTLSGTGAGQRERLVSAIVAGTATAPTGERTGGQFLSEALGGDSRMLVYDATGLRGTYPTPPEAPGPDLPPVSELAERTGGPFTVTSPDGATSWRVAVSAVGPVAGLAEGGFVVVTTSFAQIDATTERLVLIDAVVTAAALAVLGAAAALLVRVGLRPLTRMAATAGAIAAGDLTRRVADTDPHTEPGRLGGAMNAMLGRVEAEITARAASEQRLRRFLADASHELRTPLTSIRGFAELYRRGGDGADALRRIEAEAARMGVLVEDLLLLARLDEQRTPERRPVDLLELSLDVVRDLRARAPRRTVRVQSLDAADGLIEPLVVVGDPLRLRQVLGNLVANADRHTPPEATITVRLGPALPDALGAAVSAAGAQPPPERTAAVVEVVDTGAGVPAEHAPHVFERLYRADPARSGGGAGLGLAIAAALAESHGGRVELAARRPPGGGAVFRVVLPLPLPLPLPPSA from the coding sequence GTGACCCGGCGGCGTCCGCGGCGGTGGCGGCACTGGACGCTCCGGTCCCGGCTGGCCGTGGTCACGGCGGCGCTGACCGCGCTCGCACTGCTGGGGGCGAACGCGGCCGGGGTGATCCTGCTGCGTTCGTATCTGGTCGACCGCGTCGACCAGCAGCTGACCCTGTCGGGTACGGGAGCCGGGCAGCGCGAGCGCCTGGTGTCGGCCATCGTGGCCGGCACGGCGACCGCGCCCACCGGGGAGCGGACCGGCGGGCAGTTCCTCTCCGAGGCGCTCGGCGGGGACTCGCGGATGCTCGTCTACGACGCGACCGGGCTGCGCGGCACCTATCCGACCCCGCCCGAGGCTCCCGGTCCCGACCTGCCGCCGGTCTCCGAGCTGGCGGAGCGGACGGGCGGGCCTTTCACCGTCACCTCGCCGGACGGTGCGACGTCGTGGCGCGTCGCCGTGAGCGCCGTGGGCCCGGTGGCCGGACTCGCTGAGGGCGGCTTCGTCGTCGTCACCACGTCGTTCGCCCAGATCGACGCCACCACGGAGCGGCTGGTGCTCATCGACGCCGTCGTGACGGCCGCGGCGCTCGCCGTGCTCGGCGCGGCGGCGGCGCTCCTGGTACGGGTGGGGCTGCGCCCGCTGACCCGGATGGCAGCCACCGCGGGCGCGATCGCCGCGGGCGATCTCACCCGGCGCGTCGCCGACACCGATCCACACACCGAGCCGGGCCGCCTGGGCGGTGCCATGAACGCGATGCTCGGCCGCGTCGAGGCCGAGATCACGGCCCGCGCCGCATCCGAGCAGCGGCTGCGCCGCTTCCTCGCCGACGCCTCGCACGAGCTGCGCACACCGCTGACCTCGATCCGGGGCTTCGCCGAGCTGTACCGGCGCGGGGGTGACGGCGCTGACGCGCTGCGGCGCATCGAGGCGGAGGCGGCCCGGATGGGAGTGCTCGTCGAGGATCTGCTGCTGCTCGCGCGGCTCGATGAGCAGCGCACGCCCGAGCGGCGCCCCGTGGACCTGCTGGAGCTGTCGCTGGACGTGGTCCGCGATCTGCGTGCCCGCGCGCCGAGGCGCACCGTGCGCGTGCAGAGCCTGGACGCCGCCGACGGGCTGATCGAGCCGCTGGTCGTGGTCGGCGACCCGCTGCGGCTGCGGCAGGTGCTCGGCAATCTCGTCGCCAACGCCGACCGGCACACCCCGCCCGAGGCCACGATCACGGTGCGGCTCGGGCCCGCCCTGCCGGACGCCCTGGGTGCTGCCGTATCGGCGGCCGGGGCGCAGCCGCCACCGGAGCGTACGGCGGCGGTGGTGGAGGTCGTGGACACCGGCGCCGGAGTGCCCGCGGAGCACGCGCCGCACGTCTTCGAGCGGCTCTACCGCGCCGATCCGGCCCGTTCGGGAGGCGGGGCCGGGCTCGGGCTGGCCATCGCCGCCGCGCTCGCCGAGTCGCACGGCGGCCGCGTCGAGCTGGCCGCCCGTCGGCCGCCGGGCGGCGGGGCGGTCTTCCGTGTCGTCCTGCCGCTGCCGCTGCCGCTGCCGCTGCCACCGTCGGCCTGA
- a CDS encoding peptidoglycan-binding protein has protein sequence MTGDTFPEAPADASGRGRRRRPVRTVLIAAAVVATATAGGLAATGALGGGSDDGTAAAPSGPPSTAKVRKTTLTRTETVGGSLGYGEAVPVQAPAPAGGAKGGGTGVVTWLPAEGTTIKRGAPVYSVDDKKVPLLYGSTPLYRALKTGSEGKDVEQLERNLAELGYGGFTVDEEFTGATADAVEEWQDDLGGAETGTVAPGDAVVATGARRVADVQATSGSAAGGPVLTWTGTERIVTVDLEVQYEDLVDDGTKATVALPDGTEVDAEVDGIGTAATAAPAENGTAASGGKGASGEATIPVTLTVKDQKKLGRYQAAPVDVTLKAETREDVLAVPVNALVALREGGYALETVGAQGIEYVPVELGMFAGGTVEISGTGVTDGLVVGVPE, from the coding sequence GTGACCGGCGACACCTTTCCGGAGGCCCCGGCGGACGCGTCAGGCCGCGGCCGTCGCCGGCGCCCCGTGCGTACGGTGCTGATCGCCGCCGCCGTCGTGGCGACCGCGACCGCGGGCGGCCTCGCCGCGACCGGCGCACTGGGCGGCGGCAGCGACGACGGCACGGCGGCGGCCCCGTCCGGACCGCCCAGCACCGCGAAGGTCCGCAAGACGACGCTGACCCGCACCGAGACGGTCGGCGGCAGCCTCGGCTACGGCGAGGCCGTGCCCGTCCAGGCCCCGGCGCCCGCCGGCGGCGCCAAGGGCGGCGGCACCGGAGTCGTCACATGGCTGCCTGCCGAGGGGACCACGATCAAGCGCGGCGCCCCCGTCTACAGTGTCGACGACAAAAAGGTGCCCCTGCTGTACGGCTCCACCCCGCTCTACCGGGCGCTGAAGACCGGCAGCGAGGGCAAGGACGTCGAGCAGTTGGAGCGCAACCTCGCCGAACTGGGCTACGGGGGCTTCACCGTGGACGAGGAGTTCACCGGGGCCACCGCCGACGCCGTGGAGGAATGGCAGGACGACCTCGGAGGCGCGGAGACGGGCACGGTCGCGCCCGGCGACGCTGTCGTCGCCACCGGTGCGCGGCGCGTGGCCGACGTACAGGCGACCAGCGGCAGCGCCGCCGGTGGTCCGGTGCTGACCTGGACCGGCACCGAGCGGATCGTCACGGTCGATCTGGAGGTGCAGTACGAGGACCTGGTCGACGACGGCACGAAGGCCACCGTCGCACTCCCCGACGGCACCGAGGTCGATGCCGAGGTCGACGGCATCGGCACCGCCGCCACCGCTGCGCCGGCGGAGAACGGCACGGCGGCATCGGGTGGCAAGGGCGCCTCGGGAGAGGCCACCATCCCGGTCACCCTCACCGTCAAGGACCAGAAGAAGCTGGGCCGTTACCAGGCGGCGCCGGTCGACGTCACGCTGAAGGCGGAGACCCGCGAGGACGTGCTCGCGGTCCCGGTCAACGCCCTGGTGGCGCTGCGCGAGGGCGGCTACGCGCTGGAGACCGTCGGCGCGCAGGGCATCGAGTACGTCCCCGTCGAGCTCGGCATGTTCGCCGGCGGGACGGTCGAGATCTCCGGCACCGGCGTGACGGACGGTCTGGTCGTCGGAGTCCCCGAGTGA